AGTGCTGATTGTGGGGGCGGGGATTGGTGGCCTGGCTCTGGCGCAGCGGCTGCTTCAGACCGGCATTCAGGTCAGGCTCATCGAAAAGGTGCCCGCGTGGCGGCCGGTAGGCGCCGGTCTGATTCTCAGCGTCAATGCCTTACGGGTGCTGGAGCGGCTGGGCCTGGCCAAAGGCGCCGCGCACCGGGGCCAGCGACTCACCTCGGCCCAGGTTACAGACGCAGCAGGCCGCCCCCTTCAGACCGTCCTTTACCCCCAGAGCAGTGCGGGCGGCGCTGTTGCCCTGCACCGCGCCGCCTTACAAAACCTGCTCAGCCGGGGCGTGGAGTCCCAGATTCAATTTGGAACCACTCTTCGCGCCCTTCATCAGGATGCTGGGGGCGTGGAAGTCGGTCTCAGCGACGGTTCAGAGGGACGTTTTGAGGCCGTGGTGGGCGCCGATGGGCTGCACTCGTCAGTCCGCCAGCTAGTTTTTGGTGACGTTCCGAAACACTACGCGGGCTACACCAGCTGGCGCTTCCTGGTGGACGTGCCTCAAACCGGCCCGCACGACTACGCGGTGGAGATGTGGGGCCGAGGCTGCCGGCTAGGTCTGGTGCCCATAGGGCAGGGGCAACTTTACGGCTATGTCACGGCCAATGCGCCGGAAAGGGAAAGGCCGACCTCTGTTCAGACCGATACCATTCAGGAGTTGCAGGCCCTCTGCCGCCCGTTTGGTGGGCTCGCCCCGGCTGTGACGGCGCAGCTGCGTGCCGACCTGCCGGTCATCCGCACCGACATCCATGAGGTCCGCCTGCCCCGCTGGGTTCGGGGCCGGGTGGCCCTGCTGGGCGACGCTGCCCACGCCATGACCCCCAATCTGGGCCAGGGCGCGGCCATGAGTCTGGAAGACGCCTGGGTGCTGGGCGGGCAGTTGGCTACATCTGAGGCGCCCGCCGCCCTGGCCCGTTACGAACAGCTCCGGCAGGCGCGCGTGAACCGCGTGCAAACCCAGTCGCGGCAGTTGGGTCGCGCCGGACAACTGGAGGCGACCTGGCTGCGCGCCGTGCGGGACGTGGGCCTGCGCCTCTCGCCGCCGTCATTGGCTCGCCGCTCTGCCCGCGACCTCTTTGAGGTTGCGCTGGACTGAGAGCAGCGGCCAGTGAGGGTCAGGAGCGTTATTGGCTGTTCCATTCCGCTCAGACTGCTGCTGTCACTCAATCCTTCAGAAGAACCTGCCCGCATCTGCTCTGGGTTCCGCTATGAGTGCCGTCTGCACTCAAGAGAGACCCCACCTCCAACAAAGGTAGGTAGAAGCATTGGGGGGCCAACCAGACGCCCCTCAATGCTCCTGCCAGTAACGTCTACCTCTGCGGAAACAGGGAGACCATAACCTCATAGAAGACCGCTGTGAGACCGTTCCCTCCCCCAACCTCATTCCACAGCCTTCAGTCTCCTTTCCACTTACCCCACGTCGGTCAGGATGGGTGAACGGAAGCGGTCGTCGGGCGTGTACACCCAGCGGCGGCGACTGAGCAGGGCCACCCCCAGACTGACAGCGGCCACCAGCGCCAGATGGCCCATGAAGACCCAGTATTGCCCCTCGAATGCCCCGAACATCGCCGCGCGCAGGGCGTTCACGACAGCTGTGACCGGAATTACCGTATGGATCGCCTGAAACACCGGGCCAGAAAGTTCGACGGGGTAACTGCCCCCACTGGCAGCCAGCTGCACGATCAGCAGAATCAGGGCCAGGACGCGCCCAGCCGGGCCAAACAGCAGGTTCAGGGCAACCACGACCAGCAGAAAGGTCAGGCTGGCCGCCAGGGCCGTCAGCACCACCAGCGCCGGGCTGAGCAGATGAACGTCCAGCAGGTGCAGGCCCGCGACCACCAGCAGCGCCTGCCCCAGCACAATCAGGCCAGGTTGCGCCAGCTTGCGCAGCACACGGGCCGCCTGCGAGGTCTGCCGGCCACTGGCGGGCAGCAGCAGATACGGAAAGATAAAGGTGGTCATGGTAACCCCCACCCACAGCGCCAGGGCCACAAAGTAGGGCGCGAAAGCGTTGCCGTTGTTGGGCACGTCGGCAAAGGTCTGGGTACGCACCTGCACGCTCTGGGCTAGGCCTTCAGGGTCACCGCCTAGGTCCTCGGTGGTGGCAGGGATTTCGCGGCGCAGGCGGGCCAAGCCGTCCGCTAACTGCCCGGCACCACTGGCGAGGTCAGTGGCCCCAGCCTGCACCTTCTGGGAGCCTGCCGCCAGATCACCCGTGCGGGCCGCCAGGACCCCGGCACTCTGGGCCAGCTGGTCAGCGCCGCTGCTCAGTTTTGTCAGCTCGGCCTGGGCCGGCACCTTGCGGTTGATTTGCCCCAGCGCCGCGCCCAGCTTGACGCTGCCGTCGGCCAGCTTGGTGACACCAGTCTGCACCTTGGCGGCGCCGCCGGCCAGTTGTCCGGCTCCTGTCGCCGACGCGCGGCTGCCCTGGACCAGCGTTTGCGTTCCCTGCTGAAGTCGGGCCGCGCCGCCCTGCACCTGGGCCGCGCCTTTGGCCAGGGCCGCGGCGCCCGTGGCTGCTTGCTGGGCGCCCTGCCCGGCGGCGGTTAGGCCCTGGGCCAGCGTCTGGGCACCGGCCTCCAGCCGTGCGGCGCCCGCCGTCACCGGCTGTCCAGCTGGCAGCGCCCGGCGCAGGGTCCCGGACTGGCCACCCAGTTCAGTAGCACCGGCCTGAAGCTCGTTCAGGCCGCCGGCCAGCGCCGGCAGGTCTTTGGCCAGCCGGGCGCTGCCTGTTCCCACCTGCGCTGCCCCGCCCGTGAGGGTGCGCGCGGCGGTCGCCAGGTCCCCGCTGCCAGCGGCCAGTTTCTCCAGTTGCCCAGCCAGCTGCCCGGTGCCGGCCGACAGCGCCCGCGCACCCTCTTTCAGTAGGGCGACCTCTGCGCTGGTGGGGGCAGCGGCCTCCAGTTGCCGCAGCGAGCCCGACAGCCGGCCCACGCCGCCCGTCAGGGTGCTCACGCCCCCGGCCAGCTTTCCGGCGCCAGTGGCCAGGTCGGCCGAGCCACTGGCCAGGCGCCCTGCGCCTCGCGTCAGAGTGGCCGCGCCGCTCTGTAACTCCTCAGCGCCGTCCGAGAGCCGCTCTGCACCCGCCACCAGGTCACCAGTGGCCGCACGCAGGTCGGCAAAGCCCTGCTGCACGTCTTTCAGGCTGCTCTGCACCACTTCCCAGCGGCGCTCGCCCAGGTCACGGTTCAGGGTCTCGGCCAGTTCGCCGGCCACCCGGTCAGCCACCGCACTGGCGTAGGCATTCAGGCCCGGCGCCCGGTACAGCCGCAGCAGGCCATGCTCGCTGCTGCGCCCCCCCACGGCCTTGCGGCTGAATTCGGCGGGGATGGTCAGGGCAAAGTACACCTCGCCCCGGCGCACGGCCTCCTCGGCGGCGGCCTGGGTGGGGTAGCGGCGGAAGTCCACAGGAGGGTCGCGGCGCAGTTCGGTCACGAGGTCGTGACCCACATTGACCCGCTTGCCGCGCTGCACAATCCCTTGGTCCAGGTTGACCAGCGCGGCCGGCAGCTGGGGCAACTGCCCCGCCGGGTCCCAGACGCCCAGCAGATATACCGTCACGTAAATGATGGGAATAAACAGAAACAGCGCCGCCGACGCCCACATCAGAGGCGCGCGCCACAGCGAGCGTTCGGCGGGGGTCAGGGCGCGGTAATCCGTGCGGACGGTTAAGCGGGCAGGCGGTCGAGTCATAGGCAGCCTCAGGGCAAGGGAGGAATGGTGGCAAATGGAAAGAAGCACGGTGCTGGGGAGGGCTCGGCTGGAACACAAATTGATGTCTGTTCCATCACGCAAGAGCCATAGCCGGAGAGGCAAGGTGCTGACACCTTGTCAACAAATCTTAGCTTGACATAATTTGACAAAGTGTCAAGTGACTTTCTGTCATCTTGGAGTAGACTGGGCGGGTGACCGCCTCCCCCGCCCGCCGCCTGCCCTCTGCTGACCGCCGCCAGCAGCTGCTGAGCGCCAGTGAAGCGCTGTTTACAGTCCACGGCTTTGAGGCCGTCAGCATGGGGGACATCGCTGTGGCCCTGGGCATTTCGCGGCCCACGGTGTACAGCTATTTCGCTTCCACGGCCGACCTGCTGTCCGAACTGCTGGAAGGCCACCTGGCCGACCTGGAACGGCGGCTGGTGCCACTGCTGACCGGCACCCATACCCAACGGCCGCTGGCCGCTATTTTTCAGCTACTCGTCGGGGAGCGTGCCCTGCTGACCCTGCTGGGCAGCGGCAGCGGCCCCACTTTCGCGGCGCGGCGCCTGGCCGTGCTGGCGGGTCTAGAGGAGCGCCTGTCTCAGAGCCTGCACCCGCCCGAAGGCCGCACCCGCACGCCGTATCTGCTGACCTGTGTCACCCTGTTGCTTCAGGCCACGGCCACCCACGCCGTCACAGCTGGCCTCAGCCCGGACCAGACCGCGCAGCTGGCCGGTACGCTGGAACGCTTTGTCAACGCCGGTCTCCAGGGGCTGGACGATGAAGGTGGGCCCGCGCGCAACCTGTGACACTCCTGTGACTCAGGTCACGTAGACTGACCCCATCAGCGCACAACTAAGAGCAGGGGCGGGCCGGGTGAAGTCCGCAGCGCACGGAGCCAGAGGCCCAACCCCTCTGGCTTCCTTTTTTGGCCCCCAGCCTCTGCCCTATGCTGGCGCACATGACACCGCACGCAGGCGAAGCGCAGGACACCACCACTGGGGCTCCGCCGACTGACCCGCAGATGGGCCCCGTTTTAGGCACATGCTGGTCTGACGGGAGAGGCCTGTGACCTCCTCTCAGGCGGCCCTCCTCTCTGCCCTGCCTGCTGGCAGCACGGTTCTGATTACGGGGGCCACGGGCGGCATTGGCCTGGTCACGGCGCGCGAGTTGGCGCAGCAGGGGCACCGCGTCCTGCTCGTGGGCCGCAACCCCAGCCGCACCGAGGCCGCTGCACAGGCCACGGGCGCGGCCAGGACATTCCTGGCGGACCTCTCGGAACTGAGGCAGGTCCGGCGGCTGGCGCAGGAGGTTGCCGC
Above is a genomic segment from Deinococcus betulae containing:
- a CDS encoding FAD-dependent monooxygenase; this encodes MTRSVLIVGAGIGGLALAQRLLQTGIQVRLIEKVPAWRPVGAGLILSVNALRVLERLGLAKGAAHRGQRLTSAQVTDAAGRPLQTVLYPQSSAGGAVALHRAALQNLLSRGVESQIQFGTTLRALHQDAGGVEVGLSDGSEGRFEAVVGADGLHSSVRQLVFGDVPKHYAGYTSWRFLVDVPQTGPHDYAVEMWGRGCRLGLVPIGQGQLYGYVTANAPERERPTSVQTDTIQELQALCRPFGGLAPAVTAQLRADLPVIRTDIHEVRLPRWVRGRVALLGDAAHAMTPNLGQGAAMSLEDAWVLGGQLATSEAPAALARYEQLRQARVNRVQTQSRQLGRAGQLEATWLRAVRDVGLRLSPPSLARRSARDLFEVALD
- a CDS encoding YhgE/Pip domain-containing protein, with the translated sequence MTRPPARLTVRTDYRALTPAERSLWRAPLMWASAALFLFIPIIYVTVYLLGVWDPAGQLPQLPAALVNLDQGIVQRGKRVNVGHDLVTELRRDPPVDFRRYPTQAAAEEAVRRGEVYFALTIPAEFSRKAVGGRSSEHGLLRLYRAPGLNAYASAVADRVAGELAETLNRDLGERRWEVVQSSLKDVQQGFADLRAATGDLVAGAERLSDGAEELQSGAATLTRGAGRLASGSADLATGAGKLAGGVSTLTGGVGRLSGSLRQLEAAAPTSAEVALLKEGARALSAGTGQLAGQLEKLAAGSGDLATAARTLTGGAAQVGTGSARLAKDLPALAGGLNELQAGATELGGQSGTLRRALPAGQPVTAGAARLEAGAQTLAQGLTAAGQGAQQAATGAAALAKGAAQVQGGAARLQQGTQTLVQGSRASATGAGQLAGGAAKVQTGVTKLADGSVKLGAALGQINRKVPAQAELTKLSSGADQLAQSAGVLAARTGDLAAGSQKVQAGATDLASGAGQLADGLARLRREIPATTEDLGGDPEGLAQSVQVRTQTFADVPNNGNAFAPYFVALALWVGVTMTTFIFPYLLLPASGRQTSQAARVLRKLAQPGLIVLGQALLVVAGLHLLDVHLLSPALVVLTALAASLTFLLVVVALNLLFGPAGRVLALILLIVQLAASGGSYPVELSGPVFQAIHTVIPVTAVVNALRAAMFGAFEGQYWVFMGHLALVAAVSLGVALLSRRRWVYTPDDRFRSPILTDVG
- a CDS encoding TetR/AcrR family transcriptional regulator, with protein sequence MTASPARRLPSADRRQQLLSASEALFTVHGFEAVSMGDIAVALGISRPTVYSYFASTADLLSELLEGHLADLERRLVPLLTGTHTQRPLAAIFQLLVGERALLTLLGSGSGPTFAARRLAVLAGLEERLSQSLHPPEGRTRTPYLLTCVTLLLQATATHAVTAGLSPDQTAQLAGTLERFVNAGLQGLDDEGGPARNL